A segment of the Candidatus Protochlamydia naegleriophila genome:
TAAGGGGAGCAAGTAATTGAGAGAAAGGTTTGAATTAATTTTTAGCTTGTAAAGATATGGCAGCACCTACACTTTTCCTTAGTTTGATGTTTGCGGCTGTCTTATTGGTTGGCATTGCTCAGCGTTTGCATATCCCTTATCCGATAGCTCTAGTCATTGGAGGCGGAGCATTAAGCTTTCTTCCTGGAACGAGTGAAGTTAATTTTGATCCTACTCTCCTATTGGTCATCGTGCTTCCTCCCATACTTTATTATGCCGCCCATACGATCTCTTTTGGGGAATTTACGCGAAATAGCCGGGACATTTTTTCGCTTGCGCTCGGTCTTGTTTTTGCAACTACGCTTGTTGTGGGATTGTTATTCAAATGGCTTTTTCCAGATTTGGCATGGCCGCTCGCATTCGCTTTTGGGGCTATTGTTTCTCCGCCAGATGCTGTGGCAGCGACTGCTATTCTAAAGCGCTTTGCCATCCATTCGCACCTATTGGCTGTGCTGGAAGGGGAAAGCCTTGTGAATGATGCTTCAGGCCTTGTTCTATACAAACTAGCTGTTGCAGCACTTTTGTCTGGATTATTTTCATTTGAAGCCGCAGCTATCGATTTTATAGGCGTAGTTATTGGCGGGGTTATAGTTGGTGCTTTTGTTGGATGGGTTTGCAATCTTTTTTCGAGCCGCTTCTTTGATCCAATCGTTGCCGTTCTCTTTTCTTTTATTATCCCCTACTTAGCATTTATCTTAGCCGATTCCTTAGGGGTGTCGGGTGTTTTATCCGTTGTTGTGTGCGGCTTGATTGGATCGCGTTTTTTAGTTACCCGCTTTTCTTCACTCACGCGCGTAATCGGCTGGGCGAGCTGGGATGTTGTGGTCATCCTATTAAATTGCCTGGTCTTTGTTTTAATAGGCTTGCAAATGGGACGCATTGCTTCTGGGATGAGTATGGATCAAATAGGAATCTATTCAGGGTATGCATTGATCATAACTGCAGCGATGATCGCAACCCGGGCTGTCTGGATTTATGCCATTCATACTTGCGTGTACATGATAAGATGTTTCAAAGGAGTCTGGACGCAGGATGATGAACACCTTTGGAGGGATAATGCGATTTTATCCTGGTCAGGCATGCGCGGCATTGTCTCTTTAACAGCTGCTTTAGCCCTGCCTTATCAGCTGCCGAGCGGAGAGCCACTGCCGGGAAGAGATCTCGTTATTTTTTTAACCTTTGTTGTTATTCTTATCACCTTAATCATTCCCGGCCTTTCGCTGCCATGCCTTATTGCCTGGCTGAAAATTCCGCCAGAGAAAGAACATAATGTTTTTGCTAAAATCTATCAGCAGATGGTGAATGTTGCTAAAAAAGAAATTGGCTCTTTAATGGAACAAAATAAGTTGAATAAAGAAGATGCGGGCTCTCTTTTAATTTATTTTCAAACCAGGCATCACCTGCTGGATCTTTCAGATGATCATGGAGGTAGCAAGAGACATATTGAAAGGGCCAGGCTTCACATCATAAATGCGCAGCGCAATTATCTTTTGCAAAAGTGGAGAGAGCGAAAAATAGATGACAAATGGCTGACGGCATTAGAACATCAGCTTGATTTAGAAGAATCTCATTTAGTGCGAGCACAACTTAAATAAGAGAAAAACCATGGTCACTACACCAGAATATTATGTCGATCGATATATCAAGCAGCATCATAAAACGATTAATCGTGTTTGCGAGCCATTGACAACTTGTTTTAATATTAATTATTTTACTTATCATTCTATAGAGAATAGCGGGGCTTGCCGGGCATTGGTTAGCCGTCCTGAATGGGCCGACTATTACGTGGAGAATCAGCTTTATCGGATAGATCCCTGCATGCATCACCCTCAGAATTATCAATCAGGGACGCTTTTTTGGGCCCACCATCTTCAAGAGGATGTATGCAAAGAGACGATGGACGTGCTCAATCATCAATTTGATATGGCGCACGCATTTTTTTTAATCGAGCGCTCACCAGAGCGTTGCGAGTTTTTTGGTTTTGCAGCTCCTGTCCGGCATGAAAAAATCTATTCCACTTATATGCAAGAGCTGCCCCTGCTGAAAAAATTTTGCGCTTTCTTTAAAAGTGAAATGTCTTCTGTTCTAGAGTCAATGGAGAGCGATCCTATGAGTCTATTGGAGCTAAAAGGCGACAGTTTTACTTCAAAGGTTTCGTTGTTTACTCAGACACAATCGGCGCATACCTCTTTTTTACAGCTGATTCAAGCCGATCCAGGCATTTCCCTTTCGCGAAGGGAAAAGGAGTGCTTGAGTCTTTATTTAGATGAAATGCAAATGAAAGAGGTGGCTAATAAGCTCGACCTGTCTGTTAGAACAATTGAATTCTATCTTAACAACATTAAAAGCAAGCTCGACTGTTCGAGCAAGTCAGAATTGATTAAAAAAGGACAAGAGCTTCGCTCTTTAGGTTTGATACTGTAGCGAGGCTAAGAGCCTTTAACATTCTATGCATGCTAAAGGCTCTTATTTTGCTAGTCTTTTACAGGAATCAAGGTCACCTTAAAGATATAGGGTGAAGCGGCAGAGTCGGATAGCGTATTGGTATTAGGCAATGTGCTTTGAATTCCTCCAACAATATATCCAGCTAATATCGGCCTATCAATTTCTTCAAGCTTTGCAATATCGTTGTTAAAGCGAGGCAGGTGCTTAGATGGGATGAAGTCGGCGCCAGCGCCAAAGAGGAGTTGATTGCCTGGATTTGACTCAGTCGAAAGAATGACTGGATATTGGGAGCTCATCAAGTGCTGAGTATAGAGCCCTTTGTGGCTTCGTTTGATCGTTGTAAATTGGTTGATAAAAGGGAACTCGGAATCGGTTTGAAATTGTCCATCAACAAAGTATCCAAAGCTAATTCCTCCAAAAAAGATCGTATAAACAGCATTATCTTTGCAAGAAAAGATACCAAGAAACGGGCAGGTATAGTTGTTCATTCCTTGCTTAAAGGTAGATGCCTTTGCAGGATTGGCCATAAAAGATTTTCCTGTGCGGCTGATTTCAACAGGAACTGTCCAAATACCGGTCGTTGGCGTGAAAACGCCTGAAAAGGCGACCAAGCCCTCTTTTTGCTTGCCTGCTTTGGTAAAGATCATAGGGACAATATTCAAGTCTCTGCGTCTTAAATCGGGATTAGGCTCTTCAGGCTTAGAAGAGAGAGGAATGAATGATAACTTTTTGCCGTTGTCAAGAATGCGGAAGCGGCGAACTTGCTGGGTGTATTCTCCATTCGATTCAGCCACATAAAATCCACGGAAATTTTGTCCAAAAACAAGGAGAGTGGGTCCTTTATCAACTTGCGCCATGTAGCCGCCAGTGACTTGGAAAATAGGATCGCTGATTTGACGAATATGCTGGGCGGCTGTTTCATGGTGCGAATGATGGGTTACCCAATGTATCAATCCCGGAAGATTGATTGCGGTTAAAAAAGGCTTGGTTGAAAATTGGCCTGTGGCCGAATCCACTCCATAACCGCCAGTGATATAGAGAGTATGCCCTCTTTGATACGATTGAGGGCTTGTTACCGATAAGAGATCCACTTGTTCAAGAGTCAAGCCTGATTGGGGATCGGTTAAAGCGCGAGAATAGACTTTTTTCTTTTCGGGATCGACAACGTAAATGACGCGGTTTTGCTGTTGGAGGGGAAAGTTGCCTGTGTCTGGATTAAATCCATGCATGCCGTTTGTGCGGCCTGCAATGAATAGCCATTTATTGCGATAGCGTCCAAACGCATAAGAGTGAATGCCGTTCGGAAGTCCAAAATCGGCTAATTCGACTTGAACGCGAAAAGGAAGGTCTTCTTCAGATAGGATGGGGCTCACGCTCGGCGTTTGATTGTCTGCAAAGCTTGGGCTCGCTAAACTAAGCGACAGAGTCGTTAAGGATAGCCCTAAAAAAAGTTTCAGATGTTTCAACATAAAATCCTCATCATTATTTAAGATCTTCAGGGAGAATAAAATCTGCCACAAACAATTGCGATGTCTGATCCGGACCTCGCTTAGACGTCCACATCATTTTGTGCCCATCTGGGCTGAATACTGGTAATCCGTCGAATGTGGGGTTATGAGTCAGACGCCATTGTCGATTGGTTAAAAGATTCAGCAAATAGATTTCATAATGGGCATGCCCATGCAAGGATGTTGTAAAAGCTATGACGTATCCGTTTGGATGCCAGTAAGGGGCCCAGTTGACAGCTCCATTTGCAGTCAGCTGCATTTCGTTGCTTCCGTCGACATCAATCGTGTAGATTTGCAGATAGTGGCGTTGATCGCGATCGGCTCTGAAAATAATTTGCTCTCCGCTCGGAGAAAAAAAAGATCCTCCATTGTAGCAGGAAGTTGTTTTAGTGACCTGGTAAATATCTGATCCATCGGCTTTCATCGTATAGAGGTTCATGCTCCCATCTAAGTTGCTTGCAAAGACGATGCGTTTTCCATCGGGTGAATAAGCGCATTCGGCATGGTAAGCCGGGCCGCTCGTTAAGGCCTTTAGATCTGTTCCATCTGGATTGGCCTCATAGATATTCATGTAGGGGGTGAAGTCCCATTGATAGTTGCTGCTGCGATTGTAGCCGGGTATTGAAGAGCTTATTGTTGGATCATCTAAGAAAGGATCTTCGTGGCTTGAGGCAAAAATGATTTTTTTCCCATCGGGCCTGAAATAGGCACATGTGCACGCTCCTTTGCCCGTACTAACGAGGCGAGGTATCCGCTCTTCCAAATCCATTGTATAAATTTGATAGTGAATCTGGCCTTGGGGGACTGCTTGAAAAATAATGGTCTTGCCATCGGGAGAAA
Coding sequences within it:
- a CDS encoding Na+/H+ antiporter; protein product: MAAPTLFLSLMFAAVLLVGIAQRLHIPYPIALVIGGGALSFLPGTSEVNFDPTLLLVIVLPPILYYAAHTISFGEFTRNSRDIFSLALGLVFATTLVVGLLFKWLFPDLAWPLAFAFGAIVSPPDAVAATAILKRFAIHSHLLAVLEGESLVNDASGLVLYKLAVAALLSGLFSFEAAAIDFIGVVIGGVIVGAFVGWVCNLFSSRFFDPIVAVLFSFIIPYLAFILADSLGVSGVLSVVVCGLIGSRFLVTRFSSLTRVIGWASWDVVVILLNCLVFVLIGLQMGRIASGMSMDQIGIYSGYALIITAAMIATRAVWIYAIHTCVYMIRCFKGVWTQDDEHLWRDNAILSWSGMRGIVSLTAALALPYQLPSGEPLPGRDLVIFLTFVVILITLIIPGLSLPCLIAWLKIPPEKEHNVFAKIYQQMVNVAKKEIGSLMEQNKLNKEDAGSLLIYFQTRHHLLDLSDDHGGSKRHIERARLHIINAQRNYLLQKWRERKIDDKWLTALEHQLDLEESHLVRAQLK
- a CDS encoding helix-turn-helix transcriptional regulator translates to MVTTPEYYVDRYIKQHHKTINRVCEPLTTCFNINYFTYHSIENSGACRALVSRPEWADYYVENQLYRIDPCMHHPQNYQSGTLFWAHHLQEDVCKETMDVLNHQFDMAHAFFLIERSPERCEFFGFAAPVRHEKIYSTYMQELPLLKKFCAFFKSEMSSVLESMESDPMSLLELKGDSFTSKVSLFTQTQSAHTSFLQLIQADPGISLSRREKECLSLYLDEMQMKEVANKLDLSVRTIEFYLNNIKSKLDCSSKSELIKKGQELRSLGLIL
- a CDS encoding TolB family protein, with product MKKHLSKIIYSLFFIGSFSLFSSLQAEEVFESDLEALALKNIEQLTRPSMGFEKAGEGYFSPDGKTIIFQAVPQGQIHYQIYTMDLEERIPRLVSTGKGACTCAYFRPDGKKIIFASSHEDPFLDDPTISSSIPGYNRSSNYQWDFTPYMNIYEANPDGTDLKALTSGPAYHAECAYSPDGKRIVFASNLDGSMNLYTMKADGSDIYQVTKTTSCYNGGSFFSPSGEQIIFRADRDQRHYLQIYTIDVDGSNEMQLTANGAVNWAPYWHPNGYVIAFTTSLHGHAHYEIYLLNLLTNRQWRLTHNPTFDGLPVFSPDGHKMMWTSKRGPDQTSQLFVADFILPEDLK